One Streptosporangium becharense genomic window, GACGGCAGCGGGTCGTAGGGGGATTCGTTCGAGGACAGCTTGTGGGACCGGCCGTCGGCGGACACCACGGCTTTGCCGGCCTTGTAGGCGGGCATCGTGTCCAGGATCGCGCGGAAACGAGGCATGGCCTTACTTTATGAGCAGCGGACGGATGGGGCACCACCCTGGAACACTGGAGGTGAGAGGCATGCCCGACCGGAAGGACGACATGAGCGTCACATCGCTGGCCGAGACCGAGACGCCGGATGCCGAGGCGGCCGAGACGGAGTCACCCGAGCCGGAGCCCCTGCCCGCGTGGATATTTCCCCCGGAAGAGGGATTCACGGCCGATGACCTCGATCGGCTTCGCGGAATCCCTCCGCACGCCGAGCTGATCGATGGCACTCTCGTCCTCGTGAGCCCCCAGACCCGTTTCCACTCACTCATCTTGTTCCTCCTGGAGAGCGCACTGCGCCGTACCGTGCCCGCGAAACTGCGGGTCCGCCGGGAGATGACCGTCACGCTCGGAGAACGCCAGCGTCCCGAGCCTGACCTCATCGTGGTTCACGCCGACGGCGATCTGGGATCGGAGCAGACCACCTACCAGCCGGCCGACGTCGTTCTCGCCGTCGAGGTGGTCTCCGCGGAGTCGAAGCTGCGCGACCGGGAACGCAAGCCCGTGCTCTACGCCCGGGCGGGCATCGAGCACTTCTGGCGGATCGAGGAGAAGGACGGCCGCCCGACCGCCTACGTCTACGAGCTCGACCCGGCGACCAAGGCCTACGCGCTCACCGGGATCCACCACGACCGTCTCAAGGTCTCCGTCCCCTTCGACGTCGACATCGACCTGACGGAGATCGACGACCTCTGACCGGGGCCGGCGCGGCGGTCGTCAGGGCCCACCGGCCGCCGCCCGACCCGGTTCCTCCTTCAGGGAACGCAGCATCGGCGGGTGCAGCAGCACGGCCGGGCCGCGCCGGTAGAGCTTGGCGGGGCGGCCCCCGTCGCGCGTGGTGGTGCCACCGGTCGGCACCAGGAACCCCTCGGCCTTGGTGACCTTGCGGTGGAAGTTCCGCGGGTCGAGGCCGCGGCCCCAGACGATCTCGTAGACCCTGCGCAGCTCGGCGACGGTGAACTCGGGCGGGCAGAAGGCCGCCCCCAGCGGGGTGTACTCCAGCTTGGCACGAGCGCGCTCCACACCGTCGATCATGATGCGCCGGTGGTCGAAGGCCATCTCGCGCAGCAGCGAGGAGACCGGCTCCCAGCTCATGTGGGCCTCGGTGGAGGCCGGCAGGTCGGGGGCGAGCCCGAGGTAGGCCACGCTGAGCACCCGCTGGCGCGGGTCGCGGTCGGGGTAGCCGTAGGTCTGGAGCTGCTCCAGGTGCACGGGTGCGCCGGGCAGGCCCGCACGCTCGGCGAGGACCCTGGCCGCGGCGGCGGGAAGATCCTCGTCGAGCTGGATGAACCCGCCTGACAGGGCCCAGCGTCCCTCGTACGGCGGTCTGTCGCGCTGCCAGACGAGCGCGCACAGCGCCTGGCAGCGCACCGTCAGGACGACCAGATCCACGCTGACGGGAATGCGCGGAACCATGGCAGGCACGTTACACCGGTCAGAGCTGTATGCGGACGTGCAACGGCTCAGCCGCGGCCCGTCCGTCGGGTGCGGCGACCGAGAGCCGGACCCACGTGTCCGGGGGCACCTGGGACCAGTCGAACGGGATCCACGCCGTGCCCATCCCCGCGGGCAGGCCGGGCGGCGGAACCGTCAGGTTCACCCCCGCCACGTCGACGACCTTGGGCTGCTCCCGCCCCTCCCAGGTGATCGTGACCTTGGAGCCGACGGGCAGGTTGTAGCCGCGGATCTCCACCCCGTCCTGGATGTCGCGTCCCATGCGGACCGCGTCGACCGCGATGGGCCGGTCGTGGTCGCGGGCGATCTCATCGGCGAGGGACGGGGAGCCGCAGGTGTAGAAGTCGCTCCACATGTAGGAGACGACCTTGGAGACGTACCGTCCGACCATGGCCACGGCCCGGTCGAGCCGTTCCTTGTCCGTGCGT contains:
- a CDS encoding Uma2 family endonuclease; the protein is MPDRKDDMSVTSLAETETPDAEAAETESPEPEPLPAWIFPPEEGFTADDLDRLRGIPPHAELIDGTLVLVSPQTRFHSLILFLLESALRRTVPAKLRVRREMTVTLGERQRPEPDLIVVHADGDLGSEQTTYQPADVVLAVEVVSAESKLRDRERKPVLYARAGIEHFWRIEEKDGRPTAYVYELDPATKAYALTGIHHDRLKVSVPFDVDIDLTEIDDL
- a CDS encoding NUDIX hydrolase, coding for MVPRIPVSVDLVVLTVRCQALCALVWQRDRPPYEGRWALSGGFIQLDEDLPAAAARVLAERAGLPGAPVHLEQLQTYGYPDRDPRQRVLSVAYLGLAPDLPASTEAHMSWEPVSSLLREMAFDHRRIMIDGVERARAKLEYTPLGAAFCPPEFTVAELRRVYEIVWGRGLDPRNFHRKVTKAEGFLVPTGGTTTRDGGRPAKLYRRGPAVLLHPPMLRSLKEEPGRAAAGGP